The following proteins are co-located in the Halarcobacter sp. genome:
- a CDS encoding MarC family protein, translating to MELFQNFLQQTITFFAIMDPIGVSAIALSLLSTNITKTQIAIIAKKTTKTILIAFFVVLTTGDLVLKLFGIHEDSLKVMGGIILLLMAITMVRGSKTESKKQDSDKNDEELAIIPIGIPIAFGTGLFTTIIIFKNQVENSVELFSLVVAFCINALIFYLVLKNSIYIKKYLGLTGQNIITKLMGLIVGALAVQFIISGVVHLSQSYL from the coding sequence TTGGAACTTTTTCAAAATTTTTTACAGCAAACTATTACTTTCTTTGCTATTATGGATCCTATAGGAGTTAGTGCAATAGCACTATCTCTTTTAAGTACTAATATTACAAAAACTCAAATTGCAATTATTGCAAAAAAAACAACTAAAACTATTTTAATAGCATTTTTTGTTGTTTTAACCACTGGAGATTTAGTTTTAAAGCTTTTTGGTATACATGAAGATTCACTAAAAGTTATGGGTGGTATTATACTTCTACTTATGGCAATTACTATGGTTAGAGGAAGTAAAACAGAGAGTAAAAAACAAGATAGTGATAAAAATGATGAAGAATTGGCAATTATTCCAATAGGTATTCCTATTGCGTTTGGTACAGGACTTTTTACTACAATAATCATTTTTAAAAATCAAGTTGAAAATAGTGTTGAACTTTTTTCTTTGGTTGTAGCTTTTTGTATAAATGCTTTGATTTTTTATTTAGTCTTAAAAAATTCTATTTATATAAAAAAATATTTAGGATTAACTGGACAAAATATTATTACTAAATTAATGGGACTTATAGTTGGTGCATTAGCAGTACAGTTTATAATCTCAGGTGTTGTACATCTTTCGCAAAGCTATTTATAA
- a CDS encoding LysE/ArgO family amino acid transporter, with the protein MEFDTLLRGFIITITLIVAIGAQNAYILKLGLLRQHVLKAVLFCIFSDILLISAGVLGLGFLIKGEQLFINGIAIFGIAFLCFYAFTSFKSALKNESLKIDDQIKTNPLRQVITLLFVFTYLNPHTYLDTVLLIGGIGANIDENMKIYFIVGCSLASSVWFLSLGFGARLLIPLFKKPITWKVLDISIGFLMLYIAYSLKDLIIL; encoded by the coding sequence ATGGAATTTGATACTCTTTTAAGAGGTTTTATTATTACAATCACTTTGATTGTAGCAATAGGAGCTCAAAATGCTTATATTTTAAAACTTGGACTTTTAAGACAACATGTATTAAAAGCTGTATTGTTTTGTATTTTTTCAGATATTCTTCTAATAAGTGCAGGTGTTTTAGGTCTTGGTTTTCTTATAAAAGGGGAACAACTTTTTATAAATGGTATTGCCATATTTGGAATAGCCTTTTTGTGTTTTTATGCTTTTACTTCTTTTAAATCAGCTTTAAAAAATGAGTCTTTAAAAATTGATGATCAAATAAAGACAAATCCATTAAGACAAGTAATAACTTTACTTTTTGTGTTTACTTATCTAAATCCTCATACTTATTTGGATACAGTTCTTTTAATAGGCGGAATCGGTGCGAATATTGATGAAAATATGAAAATCTATTTTATAGTAGGTTGTTCTTTAGCTTCATCTGTTTGGTTTTTATCTTTGGGATTTGGAGCTAGACTTTTAATCCCTTTATTTAAAAAACCAATTACATGGAAAGTTTTGGATATATCAATTGGTTTTTTAATGCTTTATATAGCATATTCATTAAAAGATTTAATAATTTTATAA
- a CDS encoding tryptophan 7-halogenase gives MNPTKKIVVLGAGVAGVTTAIGLKKLGFDVTIIYKNRPFRAYEGLSQKTKDGFSLLDCKNCFSQLNTQSVRNSNWAEMNSKVNYEYVVCRDDFDMALLQDAKEHNISLIRGNILGKIDFQDKVSVKYKSENIKNTFIADFVVDARGRFTPYKSEYKHGPKSFSILQELELDSMSQSKTSIDTVENGWVWQAYVGENRGYIQFTCDEELAKKIESFEDVKPFLENQGIDLWSLKNHKLKGSLVKRDSYCKVHKTIVTDKMILVGDSASSIDPLSGNGVFQSLSMSSIAPYVINTILNREENKEIAIEFYKKRVNYIFEKFSKVGKDFYSLEKRFKTNFWIKRQTYPLNTIQDESIKIENYAIVRDGFIEPKEVVITKDNPLGIYFLGNIEIVELVKYCLNNSVEKALNFFDNFCEKKSLSLDSRIFLKKWLLNQSII, from the coding sequence ATGAACCCTACTAAAAAAATCGTGGTATTAGGTGCTGGCGTAGCAGGAGTTACCACTGCAATTGGATTAAAAAAATTAGGATTTGATGTAACAATTATATATAAAAACCGTCCCTTTAGGGCATATGAGGGACTTAGTCAAAAAACAAAAGATGGCTTCTCTTTACTTGATTGTAAAAACTGCTTTTCACAATTAAATACCCAATCTGTAAGAAACTCAAATTGGGCAGAGATGAATAGTAAAGTAAATTATGAATATGTAGTTTGTAGAGATGACTTTGATATGGCTTTGTTACAAGATGCAAAGGAACATAATATTTCACTTATAAGGGGAAATATTCTTGGAAAAATAGATTTTCAAGATAAAGTAAGTGTGAAATATAAAAGTGAAAATATTAAAAATACCTTTATAGCAGACTTTGTTGTAGATGCTAGAGGAAGATTTACTCCATATAAAAGTGAATATAAGCATGGACCTAAAAGTTTTTCTATTTTACAAGAGTTAGAATTAGATAGTATGAGTCAAAGCAAAACTTCAATTGATACCGTAGAAAACGGTTGGGTTTGGCAAGCTTATGTGGGAGAAAATAGAGGATATATTCAATTTACCTGCGATGAAGAACTTGCAAAAAAAATAGAGAGTTTTGAAGATGTAAAGCCATTTTTAGAGAATCAAGGTATCGATTTATGGAGTTTAAAAAATCATAAATTAAAAGGCTCTTTAGTAAAAAGAGATTCCTATTGTAAAGTACATAAAACAATTGTTACAGATAAAATGATATTAGTTGGAGATAGTGCTTCAAGTATTGACCCACTTTCAGGGAATGGAGTTTTTCAATCATTGAGTATGTCAAGTATTGCTCCGTATGTGATAAATACTATTTTAAATAGAGAAGAAAATAAAGAGATTGCAATAGAGTTTTATAAAAAAAGAGTAAATTATATTTTTGAAAAGTTTTCAAAGGTTGGTAAAGATTTTTATTCTTTAGAAAAAAGATTTAAAACAAATTTTTGGATAAAAAGACAAACTTATCCTTTAAATACAATACAAGATGAGAGTATAAAGATTGAAAATTATGCCATTGTAAGAGATGGATTTATAGAACCTAAAGAGGTAGTTATAACAAAAGATAACCCCCTTGGTATTTATTTTTTAGGAAATATTGAAATAGTTGAATTGGTTAAATATTGTTTAAATAATAGTGTAGAAAAAGCCTTAAACTTTTTTGATAATTTTTGTGAGAAAAAAAGTTTATCTTTAGATAGTAGGATATTTTTGAAAAAATGGTTACTGAATCAAAGTATAATATAA
- a CDS encoding RidA family protein — protein MKEIISTPKAPAAIGPYNQGTSFEKLVFLSGQIPLNPETMEIVEGGIKEQTAKVMENLAEVLKEANSSFDNVLKTTCYLSDMDNFVAFNEVYAQYFKAETAPARATVAVKTLPKNVLVEVDVIAYKN, from the coding sequence ATGAAAGAAATAATATCAACACCAAAAGCTCCAGCAGCAATTGGACCATACAACCAAGGAACATCATTTGAAAAATTAGTATTTTTATCAGGACAAATTCCATTAAACCCAGAAACAATGGAAATAGTTGAGGGTGGAATCAAAGAACAAACTGCAAAAGTTATGGAAAACCTTGCTGAAGTACTAAAAGAAGCAAACTCATCTTTTGACAATGTTCTTAAAACAACTTGTTATCTATCTGATATGGATAACTTTGTAGCTTTTAATGAAGTATATGCCCAATATTTTAAAGCCGAAACAGCACCCGCAAGAGCAACTGTAGCAGTTAAAACATTACCAAAAAATGTTTTAGTTGAAGTAGATGTAATTGCATATAAAAACTAG
- a CDS encoding amino acid ABC transporter permease — translation MARKESWTQNKNLGHIIAVGFYLLIGYFFYMAASNMNYVWKWNSVPKYFAYEETITIEAPVDGKLLFENNKYIIDGDERVELKKLDSSFSFDYKVGEQVYEGDYLATKTEMRTGPILNGLWITLKISFFAAILTFIIGVVVAFMKLSSYQFLKDIATVYITIVRGTPLLVQIFLFYFIVANIFELDRFVAGVLSLGIFFGAYMAEILRGAIQSIDKGQQEAASSLGITKFQAMRYIILPQAFKRALPTLVGEMIALVKDSSLVSVISITDLTKVGKEIVANTFSPFETWIVVALLYLTITSTLSFIGHRIEKRMAEKGGMS, via the coding sequence ATGGCTAGAAAAGAATCATGGACACAAAATAAAAACCTAGGGCATATTATTGCCGTAGGTTTTTACCTACTTATAGGGTATTTCTTTTATATGGCAGCTTCAAACATGAATTATGTTTGGAAGTGGAATTCTGTTCCTAAATATTTTGCTTATGAAGAGACTATTACAATAGAGGCTCCTGTAGATGGAAAACTACTGTTTGAGAATAATAAGTATATTATTGATGGTGATGAAAGAGTAGAATTAAAAAAATTAGATAGTAGTTTTTCATTTGATTATAAAGTTGGAGAACAAGTTTATGAAGGTGATTATTTAGCTACTAAAACAGAGATGAGAACAGGGCCTATATTAAATGGACTTTGGATAACTTTAAAAATCTCATTTTTTGCAGCAATTTTAACTTTTATAATTGGAGTAGTTGTCGCTTTTATGAAGCTTTCCTCGTATCAGTTTTTAAAAGATATAGCTACTGTGTATATTACAATAGTTAGAGGTACGCCTCTTCTTGTTCAGATATTCTTATTTTATTTTATTGTTGCAAATATTTTTGAATTGGATAGATTTGTAGCTGGGGTATTATCTCTTGGAATTTTCTTTGGTGCTTACATGGCAGAGATTTTAAGAGGTGCAATTCAATCAATTGATAAAGGTCAACAAGAAGCTGCAAGTTCTTTAGGAATTACAAAATTCCAAGCTATGAGATATATTATTCTGCCTCAGGCTTTTAAAAGAGCTTTACCAACTTTAGTTGGAGAGATGATTGCATTAGTAAAAGATTCATCTTTAGTTTCAGTTATTTCAATTACAGATTTAACAAAAGTTGGTAAAGAGATTGTTGCAAACACTTTTTCACCCTTTGAAACATGGATAGTAGTTGCACTTTTATATCTTACTATAACATCTACACTTAGTTTCATTGGACATAGAATAGAAAAAAGAATGGCAGAAAAAGGTGGGATGAGTTAA
- a CDS encoding NUDIX domain-containing protein — protein MVEDIAGFKTVLDPYNGITIDHKDLPDNFNLFDKNLDTLIEKTKDIRNLIWIYINIEKSDFISCATKKGFFFHSCGEDYILVVKRQKKNAIIPTAANHTLGVGVVTINDKNEVLVIKERISRVGYKIPGGHIDDKEMITTAACREVFEETGIKVEFKSVISLGHFYPHQFHKSNLYVLCLAKPLTYEINIKDTQEIEDAKWVGVEEYLNDENVLDYSKAIVKAALKEEGFIRANQETLTHIKRDFELFFPRD, from the coding sequence ATGGTAGAAGATATAGCAGGTTTTAAAACTGTATTAGATCCATATAATGGAATAACAATAGATCACAAAGACTTACCTGATAATTTTAATTTATTTGATAAAAATTTAGATACTTTAATTGAAAAAACAAAAGATATTAGAAATCTTATTTGGATTTATATAAATATAGAAAAATCAGATTTTATATCATGTGCAACAAAAAAAGGGTTCTTTTTTCATTCTTGCGGTGAAGATTATATTTTAGTAGTAAAGAGACAAAAAAAGAATGCGATTATTCCAACAGCTGCAAATCATACTTTGGGAGTAGGTGTCGTTACAATAAATGATAAAAATGAAGTTTTAGTTATTAAAGAAAGAATCTCAAGAGTTGGCTATAAAATACCAGGTGGTCATATAGATGATAAAGAGATGATAACTACAGCAGCTTGTAGAGAGGTTTTTGAAGAAACAGGAATAAAAGTTGAATTTAAATCTGTAATCTCTTTAGGACATTTTTATCCCCATCAATTTCATAAATCAAATCTATATGTCTTATGTTTGGCTAAACCTTTAACTTATGAGATAAATATAAAAGATACTCAAGAGATAGAAGATGCTAAGTGGGTAGGTGTAGAAGAATACTTAAATGATGAGAATGTACTTGATTATTCAAAAGCTATTGTAAAAGCTGCATTAAAAGAAGAGGGCTTTATAAGAGCAAATCAAGAAACATTAACTCACATAAAAAGAGATTTTGAGCTGTTTTTTCCAAGAGATTAA
- a CDS encoding transporter substrate-binding domain-containing protein produces the protein MKKIMLALVAFLSLSVFADDINLWKKSTLNQILERGELQVCMEPGYMPFEMKDKKGRIIGYDVDFAKKMSKEMGVKLKLLPTAWDGIIAALVTGKCDIIMSGMTITQQRNLKINFANPYVVVGQTILMKKELKGKVNTAKDLDKPEYTIVTKLGVTGEVATRKFFKKAKIVTFETEADAAAEVLNGKADAFVYDQPYNVLFMSDKGKGKLIHLDKPLTYEPLAWAIRKGDPDFINWLNNFLRQMQEDKVVGFSDELYQKWLVETDWLKRVQ, from the coding sequence ATGAAAAAAATTATGTTGGCATTAGTTGCCTTTTTAAGTTTATCTGTTTTTGCAGATGATATCAATTTATGGAAAAAGTCTACATTAAATCAGATTTTAGAAAGAGGGGAGTTACAAGTTTGTATGGAACCTGGTTATATGCCTTTTGAAATGAAAGATAAAAAAGGTAGAATTATTGGTTATGATGTGGATTTTGCTAAAAAAATGTCAAAAGAGATGGGAGTTAAACTAAAACTTCTTCCAACAGCATGGGATGGGATTATTGCTGCATTAGTTACTGGTAAATGTGATATTATTATGTCTGGCATGACTATTACTCAACAAAGAAATTTAAAAATTAATTTTGCTAATCCTTATGTTGTTGTTGGTCAAACAATTTTAATGAAAAAAGAATTAAAAGGTAAAGTTAATACTGCAAAAGATTTAGATAAACCTGAATATACTATTGTTACTAAACTTGGTGTTACAGGTGAAGTTGCAACAAGAAAATTTTTCAAAAAAGCTAAAATTGTGACTTTTGAAACTGAAGCAGATGCAGCTGCTGAAGTATTAAATGGTAAAGCAGATGCTTTTGTTTATGACCAACCTTATAACGTATTATTTATGTCAGATAAAGGTAAAGGTAAACTTATTCACTTAGATAAGCCACTTACTTATGAACCACTTGCATGGGCAATTAGAAAAGGTGATCCAGACTTTATTAACTGGTTAAATAACTTTTTAAGACAAATGCAAGAAGATAAAGTTGTTGGATTCTCTGATGAATTATATCAAAAATGGCTAGTTGAAACAGACTGGTTAAAAAGAGTTCAATAG